Genomic DNA from Triticum dicoccoides isolate Atlit2015 ecotype Zavitan chromosome 4B, WEW_v2.0, whole genome shotgun sequence:
CTTTGCCAAGTGCTTGGCTGCACCGATTCAGTGCCCTGACGAGATGTCCGACGTAGTCGGAGCCACCCTGGCTTGCCCAGTTGTGGCCTTCCCGATTCAGTATCTtggtcttcctctctctctccgtaAGGTACTGGCTTCTCAGCTCCAGCCCATCGTCGACAAGCTGCTACGCAAGCTGGCAACTTGGAAGGCGCACTCCTCTCGCGTGGAGAGCGCCTGGCCCTGGTCCGGCAAGTTTTAACAGCCATGCCCGTGCATATTCTTCTTGCCATGTCGCTCTCCCCTCCTATTCTTAAGAAGGTGAACAGGATCATCCGAGATTTTCTTTGGCATGGCCGCAAAGACGCTCGTGCGGGTTCTTGTCTTGTCAGTTGGGCGCGTGTCTGCCGCCCAATCGAGCTTGGTGGCCTTGGGATCCGCAATCTTCTCCGGATGGGCATCTCTCTGCGCATCAGATGGCTCTGGCTGTCTGCTTCTGAGAGTTCGCGCCCTTGGTCCCATCTTCAACCGCCAACGGACCCTGAGGCACTTCAATTCTTTCGGGCCTCGACCTCATGGATCCTCGGTAATGGCACTTCCTGTCGCTTCTGGACTGATAAGTGGATGCAAGGCCGCTCCATCCAGGAGCTTACCCCGAGCCTGGTGGCCTTGGTGTCGATTCGATCGCGCCGATCTTGCacggtcgcggccgccctccatgaTCGCACCTGGATCAGAGACATCCATGGCTCCCCAGGCCCAGAGGCCATGCTCCAGTATGTTGATTTATGGGGCAGACTCTAGTCTGTCGATCTTACCACGGAGCCTGACGCCATCCGCTGGAAGTGGACGGAGCATGGCGAATACTCTGCTGCCTCCTGCTACAATGCTCTTTTTATTGGTTCCACGGCGTCCGAACACTGGCGCATTGTTTGGAAAACTGGCGCCCCCCTCTCGGTCAAGTTCTTCACCTACCTTGCATCCGTCAATCGCTGCTGGACGGCTGACCGGCTCTCTCGCCGCGGGCTTCCGCATGAACCGGCCTGTGTGTTGTGCTCTCAGCAGGCCGAGACCCTACATCATATCCTTGTCGAGTGTGTCTTTGCCTGCACCGTCTGGCAGGGCATCCTCTCCTGGTGATGTCCCACAGCCGCGGCTCCAGATGGCACGCTAGGGTTCTTCGACTAGCTGAGCGACACCCTTCCTCTGACGTCTGCCGACAAGCGCCGTGGGGTCTCCACCATTGCGGTGCTTACGGCTTGGTCTCTTTGGCGTCACCGTAATGATGTGATCTTCGACAAGATAGCTCCCTCCTCCACCTCTCTCCTAGCGGCAATTCAAGAAGAGGCACGCTCCTGGACCAGTGCCGGAGCCAAATGACTTAGCACTATTATCCCCGTAATGTAACTGGTCTTGTAGGGCTGGGCATCCCATTCCCATGCTCGCTTGCATCGCTGTAGCGCCTTCCTGTGCACGCAACCGTGATGCCAACCTGTACTTTCTATCCCCTATCAATGCAAAGATACGCTTCCAAGCGTATTCGTGAAAAAATTACGTTGAGCCTCAAATAGTCATCCTATTTTTTGTTCCTATATATGTTTGTTTGAGCAATGCGTCTAAATTTACTGTAAGGAGGGAGTATTACAATCTTTTTCGTGGTAACTAATTTTGATCAATTGGTAGGACCTCTGCCTTTTCACATAGAAGAGAAAACTGATGCAACAGAGCCCCCCTTTGACTAGTACTAGGCCGCGATTCAACAAGCCAACGTCTCCGTCATCAAAGTGACTAGGGTCAACACCCTATACCACAACTCGAAGCCGTCACTCCGGCTTAAAAAACACAAGTCACACACTAATCGGCCCCGAGGCCACGCATCAGACGAGCTGGCCACTTTGCCGCCCAAAGTGACCGGACCCGACACCACACAATGTGTCAGAAGTCTTCGGAGCCGCCACCGGGGCCTCACACTAATTATTTTTCGAAAAAAGTGTTTTGTTCATCATGAAGCAaacaattgcccccccccccccgaagcgGATCCTCTGACGTACTGCCCCCTGACATGGGGCCACCGACGTGTAGGCCCAGGTCCACATGCCAGTGTGCCAATGACACGTCAGGGGAGCCGCGCGCAAAAAAAAAGTAGACGCGCCTGGTAATGTCGTGTTGTTTCCTTGGCGCAAGCGATCCCGCGTCGTCTCTCGCTCAGTCACAGACTGACATTAGGGCGGGGGCAGAGATCCCTCCCTCGAGTTACCGcccgcatctctctctctctctctctctctctctctgcgcgcCACGCCGCTCACCCCCATTGCCAACCGGGCCCCACATAGAACCGGGCTCACATGCCATCGCTTCCGCCAAGAGCACCCCACGTCCCTCGCCCGCCACGTCGCGCCGAAAACGATTTACACCCCGCTCCTTTTCCCCCCGGAAAAATCCATCCTCATGTTTCACCCCCCCCTCCCGCTCTCGGTCAACGAGCCCTCTCTTCCACATTGTATAACTTTTTTGTTTGAAACGTGTGAATTCACGCGTTTCAAACAAAAAAGTTATACAATATGGAAGAATGTTCATGTAATTCAAGAAAACAAATACCGCCATTCAGCAAAATGTACATgacaattaaaaaaatgttcacgtgtTGCAAAAAGAGGTTCGTGACATTTAAAAAATTGTTTGGACAATCTATAAAAAAATTCACAAAGTTCCAAAAAGTATTTTGGATCATTCAGAAAATGTTCGGCGcgtatttaaaaaaaaattaacttgtatgaaaaaaatgttcaaaacatatatttgaaaaaatatattaatcatgtattaaaaaagGTTCAACGTGTACAAAACATTGTTCATGATGTATACaggaaatgtacaatgtgtattaaaaatgaacatgcattaaaaaaggaaaaaatatataaaGAAACACATAAAacagaaaaccaaaagaaaaaatgATGAAAATTGGCTcgaaaacacacaagaagaaaaggaagaaaaactGCACAGGAACCCGCTCCCAGGAAAGTCCATCTAGGGTCCATCTATGCGAGAATGACATAGTAAAAATGCCATGCCGTACTAAAAATGACATAGTCACACAAGCCGTAAACAAACATGACTTAGTAGTAACCCCTAAAACAAACATGACTTAATAGTAGAGCTGCCATGTTTTAAGTAATAAAATCACCATGTTATTTATAATAAAATTGCAACGGTCTTAACACGAAAATCGCCACGTGGGAAAGTAGGAAAAACATTTCCCAAAATTGCTATGAAAATTGATTAAAATTCCCAAAAGCTTGCCACAAGAGCATTACAAGATGACTTAAAATCGCCATGTTTGAAAGACAGAAGGTTATGAAGTAGCCAAAAAATTTGGCATGTGTACAAAACACCTTGACATGTCAACATTAAGAAAAATGTTTAAATTTGGCATGTGCCAAGTTCAAAAATTTGTAAATCTGCCGGGTTTTTAATGTTTTTTTTGCCGTGTACCTAAAAACGAAAAAAAAACTTGCATATTTTTGGCACATAGTGAAAATGTGGAGGATTCATATGAGTCAAATCGGCAAGTTTATATGGATAGGATTGCGTTTACCTATCTTTTGTTTAGCGATGTGCCAAGTTTTATGCCTACGTCCGATGGCCATCAAGGCGCTCGTTGGAACTGGGACATCTTCCTTTTTTTTTGCGGGAGTGTTGGAACTCAGACATCAGCAGTTAACATCTCCCACAATTCTAACGCCATGTGCgtatttctttttcatttcttGTGAGAAGTTTTCTTTGCCCGTTGTTTGAGGAATGGTATTTTGGCTTTTTGAGCGTTTGTCGGGTGGAACGTGCGTAACAAGGAACGTCGTCGGCTTTGGGTTCATGGAAGAAGCCGGACAGTTTGTTATATCCTTCTCGCCACAGAAACATATGGATCTTTGCTTACATGATTTAATCCTATATGCAGCAGCTAGGCCGTGATTTACcacgtcaatcaatcaaacaaggcaaGGCAAAGCGAGGAGAGAATGGTCGCCAATGGTGTCCGGCATTTCCGATTTCTTTTGTGGACCCCCAGGAATAAACATAAACAATTCGGGACCAGCGGCCCACTCCACGCGTGGGCCAAGGGCCTGGGCCGTACTGCTGTTAAACAAACAAGGGGTGGGCCCGTGAGGCGCCGAGCCCGTCCGTTTGGGCGTACGGGCGTACCCGGCCGTGGTACCCGGCGGAATGCCAACGACGCTGGTCCGCTCCACACCAGCACGGATCCTCTGTTTTTTTCCAGTCTATAGGGTGCTGTTTTTtttaataaataaaacaaaaagaaaaatctGGTGCTGTTTCCATGGCGCAGACGATCACCACTGAAAGAGTGACAGACCGACAGACGAGacgatctctctctctttctgggaTATTATCTACCTCCCTCTCCCTGAGCCAAGCCGCTGTCAAACTGGGCCCACACAGAAGGGGGGCCCACAGGTCATCGTGGGTTCCGCCAAAGACAAGAGCGCACCTCGCGTCCCTCGCCCGCCACGTCGCCGCTCCTTTTTCTTTCCCCACacacaaaaacaaaagaaaaagaaaaatccatCCCCTCCCCTCTcttctcctctgtctctctctctctctgggagTGGGAGGGAAGGTCTCGCACTCCCGACACCAGTCAacgaccccccctctctctctctctcagtccaGTCAGGCCAGGCCGGCGGCGATCGCGGAGGGGCGGCGATGGTGAGGGGCGGGAGCATGCGCCGGCCGTCTCTGGCGGCGGTCTCGGAGCCCGCGGCGCCGGAGTTCACCCTGTCGGCGGACGACTACAGGCTCATGGAGGAGGTGGGCTTCGGCGCCAACGCCGTCGTCTACCGCGCAATCTTCCTCCCCGCCAACCGCACCATCGCCGTCAAGTGCCTCGATCTCGATCGAATCAACAGTAACCTCGTGCGTCAGGAGCTAGCCCCCTCTCTCTGTATCGCGGGGCGCCTCTGTCTCTCTCCGATTTTCCAATTCCCCCTCCCCCTCTCTATACGAATACATAGGATTCGCCGGTGATTGCTTGATCAGCTAGATTCTACTCTAGTATGTGCGAAATTTGTTTGGAGgcgtattatttttttatttttttattgtggATGGATGCACTCGAGATGCTCTGTATGTGTCACCAAGCTGGGACCATCCATCCATCCACTTACAgctttttatattttatttattttgcacTCAAAAATAATCCTACTAGCTTTAGTACCATCAGGCTTTAGGTTTCTTCTTACTACTGGAGTTATCAATGGCTGACAGGTTGATATACTCAACAATCCTGCAATTTCTGTTACCCATTTTCAGCTTGATCAGCTGTTTTCATCAGTGATTTGCATTACCCTCgccgctgctctgctctgctccctACATACATAACCTAGGACTCTTATCTGTCTTATCAGGAGCACTCTTTGGTTGCTATTCTATTATTATTAGTTTCACAAAGACCGCTTGCAACTCTTCTTGATGCGTTGTGCTTTGTGCTCTCTAGGATGGCATGTGGATGCATCGAATTCAATGTAGGATATATCCCATGATGATATATCTTGTTTTGATGCAGTACTTTTCTATATCGTTTCGAGGAATTGTTTCAAGGGATCGTTTCAAGGGATCATGGATGCACGTATTTTCTGTAGTTGGCCCCATCACCTGGAATACCGCTTGCTCGTTTCTCAAGTGCCAAACTGTAATACTTTACCCATGATGAAAATTAAAATAAGTGTTCATAATGAATGGATTTGTATATTTTACTCCTTTTTTAGTCCAATGTTTGGTGCTCTTCCCTCCTGGTGTCCCCTTCCTCCTCAAAATGACTAGCAGTGTATTTCACACCTGACCTCAAAAATGGTACCTGATATCTATATGTCCCTTCCAGGATGATGTTCGCAAGGAGGCTCAGATCATGAAATTGATAGACCATCCTAACGTCATCAAGGCTTATTGCTCATTTGTTGTCGACCACAACCTTTGGGTCATAATGCCCTTCATGGCAGAGGGTTCATGTTTACACCTAATGAAGGTCGCACATCCTGACGGCCTGGAGGAGCCTGTCATCTGCTCTATTCTTAAAGAAACACTCAAGGCTCTCGCTTACCTCCATGGCCAAGGACATATCCACCGAGATGTTAAGGTTGCCCTTTTCCAATCTACAGGGTTTGTGTTTACGCTCGTGTTATCAGTGCTTTTGCTCAACGTATGTATCTTTGTGCAGGCGGGCAATATCCTTGTTGATAGCCCTGGTGTAGTGAAGCTTGGGGACTTTGGCGTATCTGCTTGCTTGTTTGACAGAGGCGATAGGCAAAGATCCAGGAATACATTTGTGGGAACACCGTGCTGGTACCTGTGTTTTTTCCGAATTTCTTCATTTGAAGGCTCAATAAGTCTGAACAATCTATGAAAATGCTTGATATGATTCTTCTTTTGTTTGGTGTTTAGGATGGCTCCAGAAGTTCTCCAGCCTGGAACCGGTTATAATTTCAAGTATGTTTTGAATATCATGCTCATGTTATCTTTGCTACTCTAGAATACCTATAGATGCAGTATTTCAAGTTTCTCTGGTCATTTTTTTAACTATAAACAAGCTATGTGCATTGGAATCATACATTATTAGTACGCCTGTGGTCACTAAAGTAGTCTCTCGAATTTTATGTTTATATTAAATGCTCAGTCACTATCTCTAATTTGAAGAAATAAGGCTATCAATCTTTCTGACAGTTATCTTTTTCATCAATCCACTTTATAATTTCTATACTCTTTATTTTCATTTATATATATTTTCTTCCATGCCGTTGTATTTTGTCTGGGGTCACTTAAGTATCGTCTCAGAATTTTATGATTAGATTAAATGCCGAACCACTATCCCTAGTTTGAAGAAATCAGGCTAGCAATCTTTTTTACATTTGTGAGGTGTGCTCACGACTATTCCCCCCCTGTCCAGAGCTGATATTTGGTCATTTGGAATAActgcactggagcttgcacatggcCACGCTCCCTTCTCTAAGTACCCTCCCATGAAGGTAATGAGTTATtttattcttttgcaaagtaaaatACTTCTGTCCTTTTCCAGTTTTTCTGTCTTGGAAAAGAGCAAGTACTATTAAGCAAGTGTTTGATCAGCTTCAAAATTGCCTTTTCTTCTGTAGTTGTTCTTATACTAAAATTTTCACCATGGTGTCCTGTTAGCAGTTTGCAGACATGAGGTTCTCATCATCTTGCTATGCCATGATACTGTTATGCCAAAATAATCCCTGTATTCTGCACTTACGACACATCTTTTTTAGcctagcaaaaaaaaaaaaactccccACTTGGGTAAAATTCCGTTATGCTATGTGTGTATGCCTACTTTTCACGAACTTGCTTATACTTACTGATGTTCAACAGTCTTGTAAAATTTAACAATAAGCTCGACGGTCTTGTCCATTAAATTAGCAATTGAAGTGTACAAACTTTCTTGTTTATCAAGGGCATTGTCGAATGTGGCAACCTGTGCATGTGAACTTTCTGTTTAACTGCAGTTTACCTTGTTGGATGCAGGTTCTTCTCATGACCCTTCAAAATGCACCACCAGGTCTTGACTATGACCGTGATAGAAAATTCTCAAAGGTAGTACTGGTCCAGTTCTTGGCTTGTGTCTTTTGGTTATGTTTTAACAGCAATACCTACTTGTCTTTGGAAGCCGCTTCAGTTATTATTACAGAGTGGATATATTAGATTACAGTGTTTATCTTTCTAATGAAGGCTTTTCAGCTGTAATCAGTCTTTCAAGGAAATGGTTGCAATGTGCTTGGTAAAAGATCAAACTAAGAGGCCAACAGCTGAGAAGTTACTAAAGCATTCGTTTTTCAAGAACACAAAGGCCCCACAGCTGACAGTTAAGAGCATCTTAACCGATTTGCCCCCTCTGTGGGATCGTGTGAAGGCACTCCAGGTTTTGCTCTTGTGCTATCTTCTTCTTTTACTTGACACTGGAAACAATATCTCAGTAAATTACTGTGCTTTTTCAGCAAAAAGATGCAGCACACCTGGCTTCATCCGAACAGGAAGCACTTTCCATGGTTTGTGATATTAACACTCTCTTATGTTATTCTTTGCTTTTGGTGCAATTCTTTCCAGGCCATGAAAGCCTGCTTATTTTATTTACTCCATATGCAAAGTGAACTAGCAATCTTGATGATTTGCAATCACAGAACAAAGTAAGACTCACTAGGCAACCAATTTTAGAAGTTGATCTCATATGGGTAATTGGGTATAACATGACCATTGTTGTGATGATGAAGATATAACTAAAACATGTTTGAGCCAAGACATTGTTTTTTTTTTATAATTAACTAAGTTAAGCTAGAACTCACTGACAGATGCTCACCTGGCTATGGGCTGTTTCTTTTTACATGCAAACaattaataaaaaaacattttaGTTAGTTCGCACAGAGATATCATAACTACTAGCAAATTGAGGTGCTTCTGTTTGCTGTAGAGCTTTTCCTGCAAATTGAGGTGCAGCATGGTAGTGTCAAATAATTCATGAAAACACTGCAGCTTGTATTATTTATCTGTTCTAGAAATGCATGTACGCAATTCCGTCCTTCAATCCACTTAGGTGACTTTTTTGTGGTTTGATGGTTTGTCCAACAGAGTGAGTATCAACGAGGTGTCAGTGCATGGCACTTTGATATTGAGGATCTGAAGGCTCAAGCATTACTGGTAAAGCAATAGCTTCCACAATTTCTAAAAAATTGCCACATGTCTACATGGCTCACTTTTTTGAGGCATAAGTGACTCTGATACGACCTTACAAATAAGCCCCCAAATTTATGCAGATTAATGATGACGATCCACCTGAATTGAAGGAAGATGATGACATCGCCCGAATAACTGAAGTTGATAaggtttgtttgatttgattccttTTACAAATTAATAACGTTAAACCTGTGCTAGAGCGATGATAGAAAGAGCCTGCAAATGTACTTGATGACAAAGTTTTCTGGAGTGTATCCAAGAGAAGTAATATCAtaccccctccgtcccaaaataagacacttattttgggacagagggagtatatgtctATCATAGGaaaaaactatactccctccattcccttatacaaggccactatcaaaaatacattttgcatcaatacaaggccaccaacagtaatcgaggcaaaatttaatgatgtttcctcgtactagcAACTTTTTAATACTTACATGCATGTGGTCATAATGACACTCCACCACTTCCTTCCCATTCATTCGTTGCATGCTTGTGGTGTATTAATGATCCCGGTTAACTAAAAGAAAAGTTGACTTGCAAAGGAGTCATTAaattttatcttggtacctgtaatatgagtttgtggccttgtataagggaatggagggagtaccatttATCTAATTTGAAGAGTAAGGGTATGATGAGCTAGTGATAGAAGTTATTGCCACAAATGCTTCTGCCTGAATCTGAAGATTATATATTTATCCCTTGTGATGCTAGAAATATTATTGTACAGGACAAGGATCTGTAACTCCACTGGTTACTGTCCTGCAGTTTCTCACTAACTTCTATCATTATAAAAATCATCTGCATTCCCTGTTGCGTTATATCTAAATATTTTTCTATATGCAAGAGAGGATCATACCAATGTTTCTCTTGTTAATGCTCTATTGGCAGGGCACATCTTTTGAGAGTCATTTTGGACAATCAACGCTTCTGAATGGAAATAACCACAGGTTGAATCAGTATGTAACGTTTCAGCATCGACCCAACTCTATAGGATCATTTTTGATCTTATAACAAGAGGAGGATTAGCGAGCCTTGATGCATATTGTTTTCCTGCTAGTAGTGTATTCATACTATTTTGTTATATTTCAGTGAACGAACTTGTACCACTGCAGTAAATCCAGGTGGAAATGGCCCTGAAACAAGTGATGTATTCACTTCTGACCTTGGCAATGCTGATAGTCCAAGGATGGTTGATGGACACACAAAGCAAGGATCAGAAAATGGTTCATTGTCCTCTACATCGAAGCAAGGTTCTGAGGGTGGAAATCACAGGAGTGAAGTTAGACAAAGACAAAGGACATTCTCTGGTCCGGTTATGTATTCCGGTACCCGCAGTAGTTCACTGATTGAAAGAGGTTATATTATTGATAAGTATGTTCGACAATTTCTTCTAACTCTGTTTGATCTGTTACATATAAAAAACATAAGAAAGAAAATGAAGTCCACTTTAATCTGTTTACGTTCTTACTATAGGACTGCTGTTCAGTTCTTCCAGATCAGCTTTCAAGTTTTTAGAGGTTCTGTTTATAAGTCATGACCAAATTTGTTTCGAAGAAGCATTTTAATAGATAGATGAAAGTTTTCATATCTGAGTATTCAGACACAGAACACAGTTCTCCTTTGTATGTGGATTGTGGATAGAGTACGAGTGAAATCTAACTGTATATAAAGGTCATTATGGACTTCTTTGTTTAAACTTCCATGCCGTTGACATCCTTGATATTTTTTTGTAGCCCTAAAGTAATTATAAAAATAGTTTTATTATTATAATGATATGTCCAATACTTGACAGTGGAGTAAACGCAATCCTAATTATTCTGATATTATTCTATTAGGATGGATGGTCTATAATAGCTAATGATTACTCTAAAAGAGCTCTTCCTTGAATCCAGTGTTCTACTCTGTTAGAAGTTTGCATTAGCATACCAGTTTAAGTTGCATTTGATTTTTGTTCCTCTTCACAGGGATGCAGGAGCTCGATCACCTAATAAACAAAAGAGTGACACGGGAAGAATCGATGATCTTAGTGGTCCGCTTTCACTTTCAACTCGTGCTTCTGCAAATAGTCTGTCTGCCCCTATTCGGTCTTCTGGAGGTAGGATAAAAGCATCCACTGTTCTAACGTAACTGTGCACCACTTCTGTCAGTGTAGACTATAGACCTCCAGTCATGTTTAACATTAACTTAGCACATCAGCACAGCACACAGCATGCTTCAGCAAATACATAGCCTGCTTGTATCCAGTCTTTTTGAGATAGGGGTACAACATTTATCATTCTTACACAAGTGTTCACCACttctgtaaatgtatataaaaagaCTTGGGAGTCGCACATTAAAAGGGCATGTAATTTTCTGTCTTGATTTCGCAGGATATGTGGGCTCCTTGGGAGACAAGCCTAGGGTGGAAATAAAAGGCCGATTTTCCGTAACATCCGAAAATGTGGATCTGGCGAAGGTACGTTACCTGTTGAGCAACGCATACACCTTCAATAGGTAGTGCTTATGAGCAAAACAAGACTTCAGTGAGAACTTAATAAAGTCTACTGACAGGTTCAGGAAATTCCAGTGGTCAAAATTTCACCTAAACCACAGGAGGTAAGAACTCAGGTCTCTACAATGAAAAGATCAGCCAGTGTTGGTGCTTGGCCAGTGAAGGCTAAGTCAATGGTATGCTTTCATGTTGCCTGAATTATCATTTGTGGAAAGAAAAAAACTTTCAACTGATTAAGATAATGTATTGTTGCACTAAATTGTTTTTTTTTCTGTGGGGTGATTTTTCCCCAAGCTCTCAAACTAAACAAAACAAGATTAGAGCAACTGAAATATTTTAAGTTTTGTGCAGTTATTTTTATGAAAGAGATGAAGGAGCGTGTTCTCTTTCTGATGTTCTTTACTGTGTACCTTTGTACCCCTCGTTTAAGAATTTCCATAGTGCTGTTAAATTATTTCTGGATAAGATTTGGTATATTTTCTTTTAGAAACATCAACCGCATGGCATGATATCAAGCTAACCTTTACTATAATCTTGGATAAGTTGCATGCTAGAACTGAATTCTAAAGCATGCACGTTGAAATTGGCAGTTTTGACATGTTGGATTATGTATGTTATTACTACTATTATATATCAAAGATGTTTCGTAGATTTGTGGTGCATATCATTTCAGTGAATTGATTTATGTCTGAATGCATCGGTTTTGCAGTCTAATAGTCATCATCGAAGGGAATTCCGTGACAGCTCAGTATCTGCATCAATTCTGATTCCCCATCTTGAAAACCTTGTACAGCAGACCACATTCCAGCAAGTATGGAAGAAGCTCTATATAATGCCCCTCAACACATGTGCATTGTAAATATATTTACTGCCGTACAGTTGACCATTTTCCATTTCCTTTTCACAGGATATCATCACGAACCTAATGAGTAACTTGCAACAGAATGAGAAACCCAATGGTAATTAACTTCTATCGTAGCTGCTCAAAGTTTCAATTTCCCCTTTCTATGATTAAAATATTTTATTTTCTCCAGGGCCGCAGACTAGAGTTCAGACTATGGTGGGTGATACAGGGGTAAGCTTCTCTTGAGCTTaacatatatatatagggaaaatgcatcctactaccgggtgtagttacacccatttctcatatactaccatgtggtagtatatactctactttattatttttaatatgttcacatactatatctaagatactctacagcgagttatgtgaaaaaattgcatgtgagcccatgtttttataatatttatgaaatacGTATATATTTGTACGTACAAAGGAGTATGCTCAAAATATACAACATACTACCTCaaaaatagtatatatactacctaaacattcttaCATACTACATACTATGCGTACATACTCTCTCATATGATAGATACTACCTAGAACGTATGAAACAaaagtgggagtaactacacccggtagtaggaaaaaATTGTCCTATATATTTACAAGATGAGTTTGTTTATGTTCATTATAGTAGTATTGATGCTATGGAGAATTCTTTTGACTCGTAAGCTTGTGCACATGCTTTTGGCAGGTTGAAACGGGCAGTGCTGAGAGAGAACGGAAACTACTTTCTAAAGTATTCGAATTACAGTCAAGGTAGGTCGATTTCTTGGCAGTTGATATTTGGAAGGGATAATCACAAAGTTCCATGTTCAAAGTGTTTGAGGATCC
This window encodes:
- the LOC119292374 gene encoding serine/threonine-protein kinase BLUS1-like isoform X3, which gives rise to MVRGGSMRRPSLAAVSEPAAPEFTLSADDYRLMEEVGFGANAVVYRAIFLPANRTIAVKCLDLDRINSNLDDVRKEAQIMKLIDHPNVIKAYCSFVVDHNLWVIMPFMAEGSCLHLMKVAHPDGLEEPVICSILKETLKALAYLHGQGHIHRDVKAGNILVDSPGVVKLGDFGVSACLFDRGDRQRSRNTFVGTPCWMAPEVLQPGTGYNFKADIWSFGITALELAHGHAPFSKYPPMKVLLMTLQNAPPGLDYDRDRKFSKSFKEMVAMCLVKDQTKRPTAEKLLKHSFFKNTKAPQLTVKSILTDLPPLWDRVKALQQKDAAHLASSEQEALSMSEYQRGVSAWHFDIEDLKAQALLINDDDPPELKEDDDIARITEVDKGTSFESHFGQSTLLNGNNHRLNHERTCTTAVNPGGNGPETSDVFTSDLGNADSPRMVDGHTKQGSENGSLSSTSKQGSEGGNHRSEVRQRQRTFSGPVMYSGTRSSSLIERGYIIDKDAGARSPNKQKSDTGRIDDLSGPLSLSTRASANSLSAPIRSSGGYVGSLGDKPRVEIKGRFSVTSENVDLAKVQEIPVVKISPKPQESNSHHRREFRDSSVSASILIPHLENLVQQTTFQQDIITNLMSNLQQNEKPNGPQTRVQTMVGDTGVETGSAERERKLLSKVFELQSRMISLTDELIASKLKHVELQEELNTLYCQEETGETREDDSGDL
- the LOC119292374 gene encoding serine/threonine-protein kinase fray2-like isoform X1 gives rise to the protein MVRGGSMRRPSLAAVSEPAAPEFTLSADDYRLMEEVGFGANAVVYRAIFLPANRTIAVKCLDLDRINSNLDDVRKEAQIMKLIDHPNVIKAYCSFVVDHNLWVIMPFMAEGSCLHLMKVAHPDGLEEPVICSILKETLKALAYLHGQGHIHRDVKAGNILVDSPGVVKLGDFGVSACLFDRGDRQRSRNTFVGTPCWMAPEVLQPGTGYNFKADIWSFGITALELAHGHAPFSKYPPMKVLLMTLQNAPPGLDYDRDRKFSKSFKEMVAMCLVKDQTKRPTAEKLLKHSFFKNTKAPQLTVKSILTDLPPLWDRVKALQQKDAAHLASSEQEALSMSEYQRGVSAWHFDIEDLKAQALLINDDDPPELKEDDDIARITEVDKGTSFESHFGQSTLLNGNNHRLNHERTCTTAVNPGGNGPETSDVFTSDLGNADSPRMVDGHTKQGSENGSLSSTSKQGSEGGNHRSEVRQRQRTFSGPVMYSGTRSSSLIERGYIIDKDAGARSPNKQKSDTGRIDDLSGPLSLSTRASANSLSAPIRSSGGYVGSLGDKPRVEIKGRFSVTSENVDLAKVQEIPVVKISPKPQEVRTQVSTMKRSASVGAWPVKAKSMSNSHHRREFRDSSVSASILIPHLENLVQQTTFQQDIITNLMSNLQQNEKPNGPQTRVQTMVGDTGVETGSAERERKLLSKVFELQSRMISLTDELIASKLKHVELQEELNTLYCQEETGETREDDSGDL
- the LOC119292374 gene encoding serine/threonine-protein kinase fray2-like isoform X2; its protein translation is MVRGGSMRRPSLAAVSEPAAPEFTLSADDYRLMEEVGFGANAVVYRAIFLPANRTIAVKCLDLDRINSNLDDVRKEAQIMKLIDHPNVIKAYCSFVVDHNLWVIMPFMAEGSCLHLMKVAHPDGLEEPVICSILKETLKALAYLHGQGHIHRDVKAGNILVDSPGVVKLGDFGVSACLFDRGDRQRSRNTFVGTPCWMAPEVLQPGTGYNFKADIWSFGITALELAHGHAPFSKYPPMKVLLMTLQNAPPGLDYDRDRKFSKSFKEMVAMCLVKDQTKRPTAEKLLKHSFFKNTKAPQLTVKSILTDLPPLWDRVKALQQKDAAHLASSEQEALSMSEYQRGVSAWHFDIEDLKAQALLINDDDPPELKEDDDIARITEVDKGTSFESHFGQSTLLNGNNHSERTCTTAVNPGGNGPETSDVFTSDLGNADSPRMVDGHTKQGSENGSLSSTSKQGSEGGNHRSEVRQRQRTFSGPVMYSGTRSSSLIERGYIIDKDAGARSPNKQKSDTGRIDDLSGPLSLSTRASANSLSAPIRSSGGYVGSLGDKPRVEIKGRFSVTSENVDLAKVQEIPVVKISPKPQEVRTQVSTMKRSASVGAWPVKAKSMSNSHHRREFRDSSVSASILIPHLENLVQQTTFQQDIITNLMSNLQQNEKPNGPQTRVQTMVGDTGVETGSAERERKLLSKVFELQSRMISLTDELIASKLKHVELQEELNTLYCQEETGETREDDSGDL